The following proteins are encoded in a genomic region of Vigna radiata var. radiata cultivar VC1973A unplaced genomic scaffold, Vradiata_ver6 scaffold_51, whole genome shotgun sequence:
- the LOC106780711 gene encoding NAC domain-containing protein 2-like, translating into MKSELELPPGFRFHPTDDELVNHYLCRKCAGQPIAVPIIKEVDLYKFDPWQLPEIGFYGEKEWYFFSPRDRKYPNGSRPNRAAGSGYWKATGADKPIGKPKALGIKKALVFYSGKAPKGEKTNWIMHEYRLANVDRSASKKNNNLRLDDWVLCRIYNKKGKIEKYNTGAPKSETGVVYNFEHETKPVIEKLGNEQLFMDSSDSMQRLQSESSGSEQVVSPDVRWEREVQSQPKWNDIGLQLENAFDFQYNYFDSNNLSVDDPFGSVEYPLQDVLIEALLM; encoded by the exons ATGAAGAGTGAATTAGAGTTGCCACCAGGGTTCAGGTTTCACCCCACGGATGATGAGTTGGTGAACCATTATCTTTGTAGGAAATGCGCTGGTCAACCAATTGCTGTTCCTATCATCAAAGAGGTCGATTTGTACAAGTTTGATCCATGGCAGCTTCCAG AAATCGGATTTTACGGCGAGAAAGAATGGTACTTTTTTTCTCCTCGGGATCGCAAATACCCCAACGGCTCACGGCCGAATCGGGCCGCCGGAAGTGGGTATTGGAAGGCCACCGGCGCCGATAAACCGATCGGAAAGCCGAAGGCGCTTGGAATAAAGAAAGCTCTGGTTTTTTACTCCGGAAAAGCCCCCAAAGGAGAGAAAACCAATTGGATCATGCACGAATATCGGCTGGCCAATGTTGACCGATCAGCCTCCAAGAAAAATAACAACCTGAGG CTTGACGATTGGGTTTTGTGTCGAATTTACAACAAGAAAGGGAAGATTGAGAAATACAACACGGGGGCACCGAAATCGGAGACTGGGGTGGTTTATAATTTCGAACATGAGACGAAGCCGGTGATTGAGAAGCTTGGGAATGAGCAGTTGTTTATGGATAGTTCCGATTCGATGCAGAGGTTGCAGAGTGAGTCGAGCGGTTCAGAGCAGGTGGTTTCGCCGGACGTGAGGTGGGAGAGAGAGGTGCAGAGCCAGCCGAAATGGAATGACATAGGCCTACAGCTTGAAAACGCGTTTGATTTTCAATACAATTACTTTGACAGCAATAACCTTTCGGTGGATGACCCTTTTGGGAGTGTTGAGTACCCCTTGCAGGACGTGCTCATTGAAGCCCTATTAATGTGA
- the LOC106780712 gene encoding NAC domain-containing protein 2-like, whose protein sequence is MKGELELPPGFRFHPTDDELVNHYLCRKCAGQPIAVPIIKEVDLYKFDPWQLPEIGFYGEKEWYFFSPRDRKYPNGSRPNRAAGSGYWKATGADKPIGKPKALGIKKALVFYSGKALKGEKTNWIMHEYRLANVDRSASKKNNNLRLDDWVLCRIYNKKGKIEKYNTEAPKAETRMVYNFEHETKPVIEKLGNEQLFIDSSDSMHRLQSESSGSEQVVSSDMRWEREVQSQPKWNDIGLQLENAFDFQYNYFDNDNLSVDDPFGSVEYPLQDVLIEALLM, encoded by the exons ATGAAGGGTGAATTAGAGTTGCCACCTGGGTTCAGGTTTCACCCCACTGATGATGAATTGGTGAACCACTATCTTTGTAGGAAATGCGCTGGTCAACCAATTGCTGTTCCTATAATCAAAGAGGTCGATTTGTACAAGTTTGATCCATGGCAGCTTCCAG AAATCGGATTTTACGGCGAGAAAGAATGGTACTTTTTTTCTCCTCGGGATCGCAAATACCCCAACGGCTCACGGCCGAATCGGGCCGCNGGAAGTGGGTATTGGAAGGCCACCGGTGCCGATAAACCGATCGGAAAGCCGAAGGCTCTTGGGATAAAAAAAGCTCTGGTTTTTTACTCGGGAAAAGCCCTCAAAGGAGAAAAGACCAATTGGATCATGCACGAATATCGGCTGGCCAATGTTGACCGATCAGCCTCCAAGAAAAATAACAACCTGAGG CTTGACGATTGGGTTTTGTGTCGAATTTACAACAAGAAAGGGAAGATTGAGAAATACAACACGGAGGCACCGAAAGCGGAGACTAGGATGGTTTATAATTTCGAACACGAGACGAAGCCGGTGATTGAGAAGCTTGGAAATGAGCAATTGTTTATAGATAGTTCAGATTCGATGCACAGGTTGCAGAGTGAGTCGAGCGGTTCAGAGCAGGTGGTTTCGTCGGACATGAGGTGGGAGAGAGAGGTGCAGAGCCAGCCGAAATGGAATGACATAGGCCTACAACTTGAAAACGCTTTTGATTTTCAATACAATTACTTTGACAACGATAACCTTTCGGTGGATGACCCTTTTGGGAGTGTTGAGTACCCCTTGCAGGACGTGCTCATTGAAGCCCTATTGATGTGA
- the LOC106780701 gene encoding aspartic proteinase Asp1-like — protein sequence MKSANWRLLLLLLFFTSSTSSAWFGTKHKSSGASSSSSGRFRSDEASSSSSFSPPFLLNRFRSGSAVVFPVHGNVYPVGFYNVTLNIGQPPRPYFLDIDTGSDLTWLQCDAPCSRCSQTPHPLYRPSNDLVPCRHALCASLHHNDNYDCEVPHQCDYEVEYADHYSSLGVLLHDVYTLNFTNGVQLKVRMALGCGYDQIFPDPSHHPLDGMLGLGRGKTSLTSQLNSQGLVRNVVGHCLSAQGGGYIFFGEVYDSSRLTWAPMSSRDYKHYSAAGAAELLFGGKRTGVGNLHAIFDTGSSYTYFNSNAYQLLISLLRKESGGKPLKEAHGDQTLPLCWHGKRPFKSIYEVRKYFKPITLSFNSNGRSKAQFEIPPEGYLIISNMGNVCLGILNGSEVGMGDLNLIGDISMLNKVMVFDNDKQLIGWTSADCDRVPKSRDVSF from the exons ATGAAATCAGCCAACTGGAGATTATTGCTGCTGCTGCTCTTCTTCACCTCTTCTACTTCTTCAGCATGGTTCGGCACCAAACACAAAAGTTCCGGTGCAAGTTCCAGCTCAAGTGGAAGGTTTCGTTCCGATGAAGCCTCGTCTTCATCGTCATTCTCACCACCATTCCTACTAAACCGTTTCCGTTCCGGTTCAGCCGTGGTGTTCCCTGTTCACGGCAATGTTTACCCTGTCGG GTTTTATAATGTCACTCTCAACATCGGGCAACCACCTAGGCCATATTTTCTTGATATTGACACAGGTAGCGACCTTACGTGGCTTCAATGTGATGCCCCTTGTTCCCGTTGCTCTCAG ACACCACATCCACTTTATAGGCCCAGTAATGACTTAGTGCCATGCAGGCATGCTCTTTGTGCATCCTTGCACCACAATGATAACTACGACTGTGAAGTTCCGCATCAATGTGACTATGAAGTTGAGTATGCAGATCATTATTCATCCCTTGGTGTACTTCTCCATGATGTCTACACTCTCAACTTTACAAATGGAGTCCAACTTAAAGTTCGTATGGCCCTTGG ATGCGGATATGATCAGATTTTTCCAGATCCTTCTCATCACCCGTTAGATGGCATGCTTGGCCTTGGCAGGGGAAAAACTAGCTTGACATCCCAGCTGAATAGTCAGGGTTTGGTGCGAAATGTGGTTGGACACTGTTTGAGTGCACAGGGAGGAGGGTATATCTTCTTTGGAGAAGTTTATGATTCTTCTAGACTAACTTGGGCTCCAATGTCATCTAGAGATTA CAAACATTACTCAGCAGCAGGGGCAGCTGAACTCCTTTTCGGAGGAAAGAGGACTGGGGTTGGAAATCTTCATGCTATTTTTGACACTGGGAGTTCTTACACCTACTTCAATTCTAATGCTTACCAACTACTAATCTCTTTG TTGAGGAAGGAATCAGGTGGAAAGCCCCTAAAAGAAGCACACGGTGATCAAACTCTTCCTCTCTGTTGGCATGGCAAAAGACCTTTCAAAAGCATATATGAAGTGAGAAAATACTTCAAGCCAATCACGCTTAGTTTCAATAGCAATGGCAGAAGTAAAGCTCAGTTTGAAATCCCTCCTGAAGGATATCTAATAATATCT AATATGGGAAATGTTTGTTTGGGAATTCTAAACGGATCTGAAGTAGGGATGGGCGATCTGAACCTAATAGGAG ACATATCCATGCTAAACAAAGTGATGGTATTTGACAACGACAAGCAGCTGATCGGTTGGACATCGGCAGATTGTGATCGGGTTCCAAAATCCAGAGATGTCAGCTTTTGA